AATTACCTCTAATTTGATCTGTGTTTGCACTTGCTAGCAAGTCCTCCTAATGTGGAGGTTAAAAAAGTGTACTTTGATATCTGATGACATCATGATAGGAAACAGCATCTCTGCGTTTCCCTACTATGACAAGACAAGAACAGTAGATTGTACCAGTTTGTCTATTTGGATATTTTAGACTGCCTGTGTTCTGACAACTCCTATCAAGAGATCACCAACAATGCAGAGAACACAAAATTCCTGTTTCTATCTAGTACCACCCTCCTCACAACTGTGTGTAGTAGAAGAATACTAGACACTTAACCaggttaaagaaaaacaaatcacctGTGCTTTTCTATTTCAGGGCGAGAGTGTATAGTCTCTTATTCCTTTGAATAGttcagcaggttttttttgttgatgttttggGACTCCTACCTCATTCAAAATATTCAAAAATGTTTCCTGTTACAGCTTTGGGGGGCAAAAGTGACAAGTCTTGTTTCCCAGCTTGGCATCACCATGGGATTAAACTTCATCAAGGCTAATAAAAGTGCTGCAGACTCCCTACTTATTAAAACTAACTACACTTGAGGGTAGGGCTTGATCATTACCCAACTGGGTTAAACTGCAGCTGAATTTTTTGCAGCACTTCACCATAACACAGAATCGTCCTGGACTGCATCAaccgtgtgtgtatgtattgtgtgtatatatatatatatatatatatatatatatatatatatatatattatatatatatataggtaatccGAGGATAACCACGTAGTCAGTGTAATCCTGGTCGATTCCCAATGCTGTAAAAAGCGCTAACTGTCGCTTCTCCTGGCGATGTACAGGTTGATCTAAACAATGCCAAAGTCAAAACAAATATATGCCCTCAAATGCCCAGTAAAGAAAACCTGAAAATCTGAGGAATTTAACATGTTATTATGTCAAaaatacactttcaaattcaATGACTGTAAAGGACTAAAACACCCTGGTTACTTTCTCTTCTCTTTTAAGGTACTGTCAATACTGCATGTGAGGAATACATATCGAATGCACGTGCACAGGAGGTAAGATTtatgcaattattcattatctgTAACCTTTTAAACTTAAATAGTGATAGTAATCCCTTagaaggctaaaaaaaaaaaaaatcaggtaataataatttggaaagAAACTCTCagtttctctctcacacacacccacactgcttttgttttatttgttacctGCTGTCACGCATAATAACAATATgtaagaataaaacaataaaataataacaataaaatgcagggtttttttttttattattcatttaaaggGTTTGAGTCCAAGCCAGGAGCAATCCAGTAATATTCAAAATGATTGAGATTATAGCTGCAGTCAGAACCTTCTTTGGGAATCATCGCTATGGTTTTATAAGATAATCTAACATGCTCCATCCTACTTGTACAGCATCATACCTGTTTTCCCTGCTGCTTCGTATGCCCAATGTCTGTAGTACTGTCTATCAAAGCCATTGGTTGTCTCTTCTGACACTGCATTATGTGACAGGAACAGATTGCTAAAAAGGATACTACACTGGCTGAATTATATGTGTTTAGGTTTAACTTGCTCAGGTCATTTGAAGACTCTATATTTTGCACTGGCTGGTCACTACCGCTTCCTCCAAGGGCCATCAAAATGTAGTTCTGGGAGGAGCTGGGAACCAACTCATAACTCCCTTATTTTTAACAAACACTAGATGAGTGGGCAAACACATCagaaactaattttattaaattacctttttttcagGGTCTGGGATAAACATAAAACCTTgcaaacatttaacacaattgcatatttacaaaatgcacatttaaaatgtattaaacaagtcAAACATTCAGAGAAAATTGTCCTTTGAACCCCTTTTTTGTATCAATGAGCCATGCTATCAAATGGATATGGATTTTCCCCATCAGGGATCaatttttgtactgttttctcACAAGCAAGTTCATCTTCAAAATatcaactacttttttttttttttagttgttaactttatgctgcttttatttgtctgaaaaaaattaattagctTTACATTTATGAAAGTACAGTGTTAAAAAAGCAGGACGTTATTAAAGACCTTTCTACAGTTGACTTCCTGTAGTTAGAAATGCATCTGGATGCCAAAGGTCCTACTatgtatagtacagtaaataattgcatattaaatattaCTTCTGAATGACACACATGAAACCATTTACATGGCACGGAAAGGCAGATAAACATTTCTAGAGCTCACTACTGGAAATCACAACAAACGTAGTAATCTGAAGAAACAGAGTTTAACAGGTTCCTTTGTAGCTTTCAGTCTAGAAATAAGTTCCAAGCAACTAAGTGCACTTTACTGTATTATCATTCAGATTTTGTTAGTAGTCTGTTAACATTACtatgaacacatttaaacactttCTGTTGCCCCTTTGTCAGTACCATTGCACAGAACCACCAAACAATGAACATACTTCCGGTTTTGATACAGCTTCCCCTTTTTACAGGATTCCTGGTAGGAGTGCACAGCAATACACATTCTTTGTTGTGCCCACTTTAAGTCACCACTAGATATGGGGGTACCCTCATGTAGAAAAACAAAATCCACAGACCATTCACTCACTGACAGCAAGGGAAACAGCAGCAGAATAGCTTCCTACAAGGGTTCTTTTTCCTGTACTCCACAGCTTTCTTGATCTGAGTCCTGGCCTCCCCCAAGTAATTCACTGTTTCCAATACGTTGGTCTCAATGTTGTTCAGCCTGTCTCCTTGTTCCTCCACCAACAAGGCCATCTGCAGGAACAAGTCGTGAACATCCCTGACGCGGCTCTCCAGCTCCAGCAGCTCTTTGTGCCTGTTCTCTATTTCGTTAAGGGCTGAGCGGGCCACCTTGCCATCCGTCAGCAGGTTTCCAGAGAAGACATCCCACTTGCCATTCTCGATCATGTCTTCGATTTGTTCCCCCGAGATATCCTTGCCCATGATCTCCAGCTGCCTCTGGATACGGGTCTTGCAGTTCTCCCGTTGTAGCATCTCAGCCTCGTTGTATTCAAACATAGCATCTCGGAAGCCGCGCAATAGGGAAAGGTGCTGTGCCCGCACTATGCGTGACAGAGCAGAGTTGACACCATACCTGGCCTCTGTATCCTTACTAAAGGCTTCCATCTTCTGGAGCCGCTTGTAGATGCCTTCCCCCCTGGTCTTGATATCCCGGGCAACGGCGCTGGAGTCTCGCTTGATACTACTAATGCGCCGCATAGAAGTCAGGAAGCGGTTGTTCTGCTTGCCCATCCTTTTGATGTCCACTCTGAGCATCTCATTCTCCCGGCGCACTGACTGCACCTCTTTATACACTTCTTCCAAGATGTGGTCCTCATCGAAGACGATGGTCTCTTGCACCACCTCCACATTATCGTCCACTTCATCTGGACATTTCTCCAGAGAGGAATTCTTGGAGATCTCCAACAGATCATTAAATCGGTCTTTCATTTTCCCTGCAATTGAAGATGGCAAAGATGTTATATTTCACCCCctcaaaaaaacacagctttctcAAATTGTGCTAATCTGGGATTTAAGTCTATAAATGGCTCTTACTGTAAACCCTTAGAAACAATGGTTTCATCATCCAAAAGAGTGTATCCCCTTATTCAGATCATACTCGTAGCCCTCAGGGAGGCATTTTAATATTATTCCTTAATTTAATTGTAATCCTTATGCATACAACCAAAATATAGTAAAATCTAAATGcacataattataatttattgACAGAGGTATGCCTTAAAAATACTATGTTCAGATCTTGTGCCTGTTCAGCAAgacattatttttaatgaaaatacacacCTGTGCACTCCCCCACATAAAGGCTGGCATTTAAACAAATTCAGCCCAACAAAGGGATGGGTTGGTTTCAAAGCGACAATTAATTGCATGATTCAATTTCTAAAAATACAACCATGACAAAACAAGATGGAGAACACTCTCAAGAAGGATCAGTCgtaaaaatacatgcaaaatattCTCTACACAGTCTTAATGCAAAATATACGACTGCACACCAATTCGTATCTTCGTGTAACGTGATTATTTCCTTAATGCCATACATGCCAAAACGAGGAAGTCATGTTTTAATTCAAccggttttttttgtgttgtggatTTCTGTGCAACTGGAATTGACAGcgagaaaaacaaaaactcaactAGTTAtctacaagaaaaaataaaaataaatctttcactTGACCTTTCAAGTTTCACTTGAAATCGTTTAAGTGATTAAGTGTTGAAGAGGCAACTGacaattacatttctatttactCAGTTTTTTGTAATGGTAAATCTTTGCGGGTTTTTCAGAGAATGCATAtgttaatatatgtattatacagcAGGTGCACCATTAACACCCCCTTAAAGTGATGAGTATAAATCTCTACAAGAAGAGGTGCGGATTTCCCAGAGCCCGCATATTCGTACTGAAAGCTTTCTTGAAATACAAGAATTTGAAACCTACACAACCACATGGGGTTATTAGGGTAATTACCTCAATTTATTTTCTACTGAATATACCCGTTTCTTCTGAATATACTCAGAATTAGTTAATACtgttgataaaataataataataataataataataataaattatttttttctcctgttagAATTATCGCATAAACAGATTACAGCACACATTAACTCGCTGAGATCATGCGAGAAACGACTGCAGGTGCTAACGATTTAACAGTGTTACCTACTTAAACTATAAAGCGTACTTGGAactttaaagaatataaaaaataaaaaatacctgccATGAACTGTACACTGATCAGCAGAACACTTTTATAACAATCTGTGCGAAGACAAACTCAGCATTCCATCCTCAACTGCTCTACACTTCACCTCCCAAGCACTGGATTAATTGACGTCAGGGTAGGAACTCTCTTTAACAGCGCCCTGCTCATACACTGTGGGTGGAGTTATGTATTGTGTAACCCAAGCTGCGAGTCCTGACTTCTGCGTATAGTTTGGCAGATAGAAACTGAATCAATTATCTTTCAATGTATTGCTTGTCAGCCATGAAGATACTGAAACTGCCAGTTGCGACTGCCAATAAGAACCTCAACTGTTATGTTGATCGCTACTCTGAGAAAAGGGAAGTGAAACATACTTCCGATCCAGAAATATGCAAGTTTATTCATGCAAGTGGGTGAAAATCATTGTGAAACCGTGTTTTCCAACTGGTTATCATTAACAGCGTTATGATATCTCAGTTTACAAGATAAGCTTTTGGTTCATTATGCATTTTTTgacaagattaaaataaataaaaaaaactgatagttacaaaaaaaaaaagaagaggagTGAAAAGATTTTTGCACTAagatttatattttgaaatggaTAGAAAGTGTTGGCCACTAATGTGTTCCTATCTAGTAGTCCACCAAATGTGGTCCAGATCAAACACTTTGCAACCTACTTTTTAGTTTGCCTGCTTTGAAAATCTAAATATCTGTGGCAAATTTAATTTTCCTGTTGTGGACACCTTTAACGTCCCCTGACTGCAAAACACCACACAATACTCTTCCACCATGGTTTAATGTGGCTCCCAGCCAGAAGTGTCATTGCATACTTTATATTCCAATgatgtttatttttggaaaactaaATTCAGTAAACTTTTAACCTTTTTGTCCAGATTGTCAGTGATAATTCTATCTAGAATCTTATTATCAAGATAGAGCGATCCCTTGTGTATACTTGTTAAATTACTAAACATCAGTGAATTAGTCTGTACAAAATTCCTTGTATTGTAGTAAGAGTTTTAAATACTGCCAGAGTatagatcagtggttttcaaccctggtcctggaggacccctgtatcttctgcttttcattccatCTGATCTCTCAGTCACTtcactaaacccttaattgaattaaTGACCAGCataattaggcctttttaaattattatcaaCTCCTAAAATAGTTGCAGAttaagttaacattttatagtCCAGTTGAAATCTCCAATTGATTAAAAGCAGAAATCAATTAAAAAGGcccaattaagctaattattagttcaattaagggtttagttaagtaactgaaagctcagttggaatgaaaaccagaagatgtAGGGGTCCCTGAGGACCGGGactgaaaaccactggtttagatCAATAATCCAGGGGCATTTTTTAAGATGGTTATGAAAACCAATGACAGCATGAGAGTCCctgcaattattttttgtctttgaaatgtAAAACACCAGGGCAGGCccagtttaataatttaaacagcggTGTTTGAACAAGAAGAACTGATCCATCTTTGTGACAGCGTATTTCTTGTTCCCGTTGTTTATATTGGGTTTCATCATTCAATACATAAATATCTGATTTTGTTGTGGGTATATCTGCCGTACTTGCTGCGACTCATCTGAATAATTCTTCCATTATTGGTACcgtttgaaaatgttattttgtatgaACTTACGTGGCATGACATTCTGAAATCTGATTCCACATTCAGTTCCTTATTTGATTCACCAATATCTTTGCCGTTTTAAAACTCTAAatagttggtttcacagaccctgaccaCTTCTAATCTTACAATACTTTACATTAGGTAGACCAACATTAgcgctaatcagggtctgtgaaactagctatAAGGGTTTATGGTCACAGTTAACAAGGAAGTATGGAGTGACTCTGGACCACAGCTATCAAGGTCTTATTTTCTCCAATATGCTATTTACCCTTTTTAGTAAAAACGAAATAAAACTGCAGAATTGCGTGACCCATGGTACCTTGGTTAAGAAGTTTGCTAGCAAGCAATAATCTTGGACGATCTGGTTTAACAGAAGGTGAAGCCTTTCTCATCCACCAGAGTATTTTAGTATGAATAGTTCATTCAATTCAATAACATGTACTGTAACGATAACCTTGGAAAATGTCACACAGGGTTTTGTGACACTGCATCATAGGATCTTGATTTTAATAGGATCTACATTTAGTCTCTGGGGCAACCCCCATTGCATCTTTCTAACTAACTATTGAAGCGTGGCATCGAAACTGGAGTAACTGGATTAGCCCAACAGTCTATTTTTAAACTTGTAGGTCaagttttctgaaagaaaaataataattttattccTAAAGTACTAGTTACAAAACATTAAATAGTGAACATTTTGCAGCTAAAGTAATCATCAAGTAAAGCAAGCCCTAGAGGCCATTAGAAAAGCTAGAAGAGATAATATTTTCACTGAGAGATTTTAATTATACACTGTGAGCTAAAGGAATGGACCCATAAGTAATACCCATTAGCCATGCTTCATTGCGACTCCCTCCCCCCACCCAGATACTTCCATCAAACCTTTTGGGGGCAAGAATGAAACATGAAATTCTGAGCTGTACAACATTGTTCTTTCATGAATCAACATTTGAAACTTTTTgcataaaaggaaaaataaattgctAATGTTATAAAACTATTGGAAGAAATGTCTGAGGTCCATGAGTTCTGACAGTGGTATTACTCTGAAGCTTTGAAACATCAATGCCCTTGTAAGATCAATGTAAACTACTCTAGTGTAAATGCTTTGTCAACATGGCCTAttaaatgtgaatgaaaagacacgcatttgcccgttttcccattggaaatagtgatattttgaaatatcactgtcctggtcacaaaagcaaagtctgtggggaataaccattttctatacttttgaggcataagcaattaggaaataacacttactacccaggaacaaaaattgtgttacatagtgttatcaaacaAATGTCATGTCTCCTTATGCATTGAAAATATTCCGTGCAACCCCGATTATCCAAGACACCTGAATcgtaaaacaaaatgtgtgcatCCAGGGAAGTTTAGATAATAGTGCCTACTGCATTTTGTTACTGCAGTCGAGGCAATTATTCAAAGAATCATTGAATAGGTCTATCAGATTTTTTACAGACACGGCTTTATTGAACTTTAAATCAACTGTacttcaaataaacacaacaggCAGCAATTTACTTCACAATTCATCTTTAATAACCAAGCATTTTGTGATTTCTCTGCCAACCAACTTAACACCATACTGTAAAGTGCGTCATAAAAAGATGAGATCTTGTTTGAACTTGAATTGTGCAGTGCCGTACACACCCTTGCTGTCCATCACCAGGCAACACAATATTAACACTGtactgttgttgtttaaaaataatgacaGCAAGAGGATCAGCAAGtctgtttaaatttcaaatggcTTAACCATGTTCATTTCAAAGCccccaaaaaaatgtatttgtaaaacacCAACTCACTTCTGCATGTCAtggcaaaagaataaaaaaaggagCACACAAAATGAGTTCTGGACTAGCTTAGTAAACCAGGTCCTGCATTGGGTGTTCTTTATAGACCCTTTATAGTACCCAAAGGGCTTTCTCTGGGATCTTAAACATGTTTAACTTCTTACAAAGCAAGCAACGGAAGGTTCTGTAGAATGGTTTCAACGTAAAACCAAAAATGTTTACAACAGAAACACAGTATTAGGGTTACAATATATTACGACCTGTGGAAGAGGAGTTGACATATTTTCTGTGTGGGTAAAACCCAAGATAAAGTTGAGCATGTTACACTGGAAAGGAAGGCAATTTCACCATCCAGTATGTGCCCTGTAGCTATAGCTATTaagttttacataacatttttttaatggttttgggagagagattttttatatatacattaccTTTAACAGCAGTTGTTACAAATCCCCAGCAAGGTTGTTCATGTAAATGTGGACGCCAATCTCCGAGAAGATTTTGGTTGTAACCTCCTTCCAGTTGGTGCCCCTTAAGTCTTTTGCTTCACAAAACATGGATGTGAAAAATCAATCGAGGAAACATTGCTTGAGCAAGGCATTGCATCATTATCAGTTTGAAGTTTCACAGTTTTTCCCCGGTTTGAAAAGTAAAGAGCAGTACTATAAAAAGGAACAGAGAAATGGTGATGTTACTGGGTCAATGTGTCAATTTGTTTTGAAGCTTTACTGCATACCATCCGATACTACAGGTCATTTACAGACAGGGGAAAGATAGTTTGTGTCAAAAGGAAATGAAAGCATCGGTCTAAGGTTTCCTATGTAAAGTTGTGGGCAGGCCTCTGTCATTAACTGTGCAATGTGCAGTCTCTGTGGACAAGATTGTACAGATCATGATCAGGCATGCAAATTGTACCAAGGTGTATCAGAATTAAATGAATGCCTTACTACTTTTGTACTAATGCAAATGCTTGCAAAGGTTGGTGCAGAAAAGTAGCCAATTAAAAAGGTGCACGcccaagttaaataaataaataaaataaaagcctttCTCATTGGCAATCCATGTATTCTTCCACCACACTGTACACCCACTTGCTGTGCACCAAGTATTGGGAAACCACATAGAATCTTATGTGCAACAGAGTGAGTATGAAGTTCAGTGTGGTTCTACTGCTGCTCAGGTAGTGAGCAATTTATAGTGCGATTACAATGAACTGGCTTCAACCAAAAAAACCTTAACACAATGACAAGGGAATTGTAAGGATGATGTTATGATGAAAGGAAATACAATCTTTTTAAAACCCTAATTATTACCCCTCTTAGGTCAGACTCGGCAATGAGCGACATTctaatttctagtttaaaataCAACCTTTACCACCATTACAACTCCTTTTATATGCTAACCTCATTTAGCAAAAAGGAGTTACGTGCAGGAACATTTCAAATTTAGCAACACACAGTGTGCAGTCACTCACAGTATTGAACTCTCCAAACATTCCTGTAGCTCTGCCCAAGCTGAACTTTAAAAATACACCAAAATGTATGTAAAAGTTGATGGCTGCAAGTCTATCAGGCTCTTATGCATTCTAAAGCACATGGTTTtagtggaaaataaataaatttaaattaaattaaaaaccgAACCTCATATGTCCCAGCCCTATAAAGGATCATACATGAATTGTGCAAATGTTGCAGATTCCGCACAATTTAAGTATGATCTTTCACTTGTATAGTAATGCTGTTCATTAGCTGTTTCCTTAGGTTTAAGGATGTgaatctaagaaaaaaaaactaaaactaaaaagtaGAAGATAGAATGGCAGATAACAGTTTAAACAGGAATGTATAAGTTGAACAAAAGGTCAGCATTGTTTGTTGGGGACGGATTTTGTTTTGAAAGGCGATATTAGATGTAATCTCTAGGTGAAAGACTTCATATCCCATTACTAATCCAGTCCAGAGACCCATCCAGCCCCACCTATTTCCTATTTGCTTATGAAATTGTTGTTATTACCTTGAGAACAAAGGGTCAAAatgttgtgcgtgtgtgtatatatccttTAATTTGGAAACCATCTATGGTTTTTTAAACCGAAACAGCAACACATAACTAGGCATCCTAAGAGAGaatgtatacatacacacagtaagTCTGCTTTATGAAAGCTATTTGATAAGCTGCCTTTGCAAGAATTGTTTCTGAACACTGAGATGAAGTCATACCGCCAGACTTGTTCAGCGAGCCAAATTATCAGACAAATTTGTAAAAGATACCTTATATTGAGAAACCAAGATATAATACAGTTTAGCCTCCTTTGTCTAAAGTATCCTTTTAACACAAGACGTTAAATTTAACAcccaatattttattaaaatgggtTGATTTTATGCTCTTCACCACACTGAAGCTGGAGGATAGTGGAGGAGGGACAGTGGGTGTAATGGACAGAGgctgggaacaaaaacaaataaatcagtgtccataagaacataagaaagtttacaaacgagaggaggccattcggcccatcttgctcatttggttgttagtagcttattgatcccaaaatctcatcaagcagcttcttgaaggatcccagggtgtcagcttcaacaaacattactggggagttgattccagacctcacaattctctgtgtaaaaaagtgcctcctattttctgttctgaatgcccctttgtctaaactccatttgtgacccctggtccttgtttcttttttcaggctgaaaaagtcccttgggtcgacactgtcaataccttttagaattttgaatgcttgaattaggtcgccacgtagtcttctttgttcaagactgaacagattcaattcttttagcctgtctgcatatgacatgccttttaagcccggaataattctggtcgctcttctttgcactctttctagagcagcaatatcttttttatagcgaggtgaccagaactgcacacaatattcaagatgaggtcttactagtgcagtgtacagttttaacattacttcccttgatttaaattcaacacttttcacaatgtatctgagcatcttgttagccttttttttatagcttccccacattgtctagatgaagacatttctgagtcaacaaa
The Polyodon spathula isolate WHYD16114869_AA chromosome 5, ASM1765450v1, whole genome shotgun sequence DNA segment above includes these coding regions:
- the LOC121315841 gene encoding syntaxin-11-like isoform X1, which gives rise to MAGKMKDRFNDLLEISKNSSLEKCPDEVDDNVEVVQETIVFDEDHILEEVYKEVQSVRRENEMLRVDIKRMGKQNNRFLTSMRRISSIKRDSSAVARDIKTRGEGIYKRLQKMEAFSKDTEARYGVNSALSRIVRAQHLSLLRGFRDAMFEYNEAEMLQRENCKTRIQRQLEIMGKDISGEQIEDMIENGKWDVFSGNLLTDGKVARSALNEIENRHKELLELESRVRDVHDLFLQMALLVEEQGDRLNNIETNVLETVNYLGEARTQIKKAVEYRKKNPCRKLFCCCFPCCQ
- the LOC121315841 gene encoding syntaxin-11-like isoform X2 — translated: MKDRFNDLLEISKNSSLEKCPDEVDDNVEVVQETIVFDEDHILEEVYKEVQSVRRENEMLRVDIKRMGKQNNRFLTSMRRISSIKRDSSAVARDIKTRGEGIYKRLQKMEAFSKDTEARYGVNSALSRIVRAQHLSLLRGFRDAMFEYNEAEMLQRENCKTRIQRQLEIMGKDISGEQIEDMIENGKWDVFSGNLLTDGKVARSALNEIENRHKELLELESRVRDVHDLFLQMALLVEEQGDRLNNIETNVLETVNYLGEARTQIKKAVEYRKKNPCRKLFCCCFPCCQ